In Candidatus Cloacimonadaceae bacterium, a single window of DNA contains:
- a CDS encoding exodeoxyribonuclease III: protein MKLSLWSWNVNGLRAVLNKDFNAVLRREQPDIIGLQETKLQEHQIPQDIFELQKYHKYWSHAERKGYSGTAILSLPKPIKVEFGLDNEEFDREGRTVICEYESFILFNIYFPNGQRDDERLDYKLRFYDQCLSVMETKRATGKMVLVTGDYNTAHKEIDLANPKENEKYSGFLPIERAWLDKIASRGWVDTFRRFNDEPDQYSWWSYRVSARARNIGWRIDYFFVNAEHQDRVVSAGIRQDIMGSDHCPVTIDIILP from the coding sequence ATGAAACTCTCATTGTGGTCATGGAACGTAAACGGCTTGCGCGCCGTGCTGAACAAGGACTTCAACGCAGTGCTCAGACGCGAGCAGCCGGACATTATCGGTCTGCAGGAAACCAAGCTGCAGGAACACCAGATCCCTCAAGATATCTTTGAACTGCAAAAATACCACAAATACTGGTCGCATGCCGAGCGCAAAGGTTATTCCGGCACCGCGATACTTTCCCTGCCCAAGCCCATCAAGGTGGAATTTGGACTCGACAACGAAGAATTTGACCGCGAAGGCAGAACTGTGATCTGCGAATACGAGAGTTTCATCCTCTTCAACATCTATTTCCCGAATGGACAGAGAGATGACGAGCGGCTGGACTATAAACTGCGCTTTTATGATCAGTGCCTGAGCGTGATGGAAACAAAGCGAGCCACCGGAAAAATGGTGCTCGTGACCGGAGACTACAACACGGCGCACAAGGAAATCGACCTCGCCAATCCCAAAGAAAACGAGAAGTATTCAGGCTTTTTGCCCATTGAGCGCGCCTGGCTGGACAAAATCGCCTCCCGGGGTTGGGTGGATACCTTCCGCAGGTTCAATGACGAACCGGATCAGTATTCTTGGTGGAGCTACCGAGTCTCTGCCAGAGCGCGAAATATCGGCTGGCGCATCGATTATTTCTTCGTCAACGCAGAACACCAGGACAGGGTCGTATCCGCCGGCATCAGACAGGACATCATGGGTTCGGATCACTGCCCCGTTACGATTGACATCATTTTACCTTAA
- a CDS encoding CAP domain-containing protein: protein MAKYIFSCIAIWILISILGAKTLPVKQFEQRIFELTNVQRLKYGLKALVYEDGLAALAKHHSNNMARHNFFDHKDKEGLEVGGRKDKYYPELLSSSTGENLAMHEISTRKYSPEDIVTGWMNSPSHRENILTPEYTHLGVGVVLMGAKLYSTQNFGVAIVKLKSAMPISFTQKNCYVLEYEYLSPESRGDFKASLKLPDPKTRVMLTERSYVLGYVPVKLNWKNGGEFSVVLDFKYGKGTYELNYGWGDQYFDRCYVFKVK from the coding sequence ATGGCAAAATACATCTTCTCCTGCATCGCGATATGGATACTGATATCAATATTAGGCGCGAAGACCTTACCGGTCAAGCAATTTGAGCAACGCATCTTTGAACTAACCAACGTCCAGCGGCTAAAATATGGTCTCAAAGCTCTCGTCTATGAAGACGGCCTCGCCGCTTTGGCAAAACATCACAGCAACAATATGGCAAGACATAACTTCTTTGATCACAAGGATAAAGAGGGCTTGGAAGTAGGCGGACGCAAGGACAAGTATTATCCGGAACTGCTTTCCTCGTCAACGGGAGAAAACCTTGCCATGCACGAAATATCGACCCGTAAATACAGCCCTGAGGATATCGTTACCGGTTGGATGAATTCACCCAGCCACCGTGAAAACATTCTCACTCCGGAATATACGCACCTTGGTGTGGGAGTGGTGCTTATGGGGGCGAAGCTATATTCCACGCAAAATTTCGGAGTGGCGATCGTGAAGCTCAAGAGTGCCATGCCCATAAGCTTTACCCAAAAAAATTGCTATGTGCTTGAATATGAATATCTTTCGCCGGAATCGCGAGGGGATTTCAAAGCCTCTCTGAAACTGCCTGATCCCAAAACACGGGTGATGCTCACCGAGCGCAGCTACGTTTTGGGCTACGTTCCGGTCAAACTGAACTGGAAAAACGGGGGGGAGTTTTCTGTGGTGCTGGATTTCAAGTATGGCAAAGGAACTTATGAGCTAAATTATGGCTGGGGAGATCAGTATTTCGATCGCTGCTATGTGTTTAAGGTAAAATGA
- a CDS encoding DUF5683 domain-containing protein, whose amino-acid sequence MKITKLCLIMLLLLCAGSGLFAEKTKEPYRAMLYSAMLPGGGQVYNEKYVKAGLVIGVQSWLIGSAIYHNGKRADYQKLVDSTTDAIYQQQYRALRNEYQDKLSNDIWWIGITAALSVIDAYVDAHLYDFEARKSKLNLRFDGTSVKLELDF is encoded by the coding sequence ATGAAAATAACGAAATTGTGCCTGATCATGTTGCTCTTACTCTGCGCTGGGAGCGGGCTTTTTGCTGAAAAGACGAAAGAGCCATACCGTGCGATGCTTTATTCCGCGATGCTGCCCGGCGGGGGACAGGTCTATAATGAGAAGTATGTCAAAGCTGGGCTTGTGATCGGAGTTCAGAGCTGGTTGATCGGTTCCGCGATCTATCACAACGGCAAGCGGGCAGACTATCAGAAGCTTGTGGATTCGACCACGGACGCCATCTACCAACAACAATACCGTGCCCTGCGAAATGAATATCAAGACAAGCTCAGCAATGACATTTGGTGGATCGGGATCACCGCCGCCCTTTCGGTGATCGATGCCTATGTGGACGCGCATCTCTATGATTTCGAGGCGCGGAAAAGCAAGTTAAACCTCCGTTTCGATGGGACTTCGGTCAAGCTGGAGCTCGATTTTTAG
- the efp gene encoding elongation factor P, which translates to MSDVRNGMIIEFKDDLYEVVDFLHVKPGKGSAFMRTKLKNVRTGKVLENTFRENDNFNEVRVERNKKEYLYREGTFFIFMDLENYEQMHVDEAVIGEREKLMMDNMEVMIVQTPSGEILDVELPINVVQTIAECEPNVKGNTASGSGKIAYTHTGLRLTVPFFVEVGDKIKIDTRNGEYIERAN; encoded by the coding sequence ATGTCAGATGTTAGAAATGGAATGATAATCGAGTTCAAGGACGATTTGTATGAAGTGGTTGATTTCCTTCATGTCAAACCGGGAAAGGGCTCCGCGTTCATGCGCACCAAGCTGAAAAACGTCCGCACGGGCAAGGTGTTGGAAAATACCTTCCGTGAAAACGACAATTTCAACGAAGTCCGCGTGGAACGCAACAAGAAAGAATACCTGTATCGTGAAGGCACTTTCTTCATCTTTATGGACTTGGAAAACTACGAGCAGATGCACGTGGACGAAGCTGTGATCGGCGAACGCGAAAAGCTGATGATGGACAACATGGAAGTGATGATCGTTCAGACGCCCAGCGGAGAAATCCTGGACGTGGAGCTGCCGATCAACGTGGTGCAAACCATCGCTGAATGCGAGCCGAACGTCAAAGGCAACACCGCTTCCGGCAGTGGAAAAATCGCCTACACGCATACGGGTCTGAGATTAACCGTGCCCTTCTTCGTCGAGGTCGGCGACAAGATCAAGATCGACACGAGAAACGGCGAATACATAGAACGAGCGAATTAA